A window from Kluyveromyces lactis strain NRRL Y-1140 chromosome E complete sequence encodes these proteins:
- the NOP9 gene encoding RNA-binding RNA processing protein NOP9 (highly similar to uniprot|P47077 Saccharomyces cerevisiae YJL010C Protein required for cell viability), whose product MARVRGRKLIKKLKKDEFHPEDNKTHDEPTVSHVNETAGGDNSDVSPNTFFGVLDSGELDYFKKAESTLAIDTFENPDEKYQFINSVIEESKGKELKLATSQISSKLMERIIMESDETQLKTIFKAFNGFYFNLACHKYSSHVLETLLVRGAAQVEKELLTPDFDSVDEGEFVTTESLFLFLTNELQPNLRFMVSHQYASHVLRILILVLSSKTLPSTVQNNSTLRSKKSKIARKMIDIKDNDNYNKIFKTPDSFKVVLRSMLSSIYTSFTHGIPQGSGHFSEISLADVMKFREICVDKIGSPVIQLVIQVEGIFDRDRSYWHLIFKDSDEKDPKEESFVEYLLSDAVGSHFLQNVIASTRIKYVERLYRLYMKDRIPKLAKRDTTAAFVLQSLLKVLNSKEVKEIMDELVPDLSVLLNSNMDFGTEIIDASIRHDNYLRDEIIEQLMKKYYPRESSDKNILESCLQLSSSTLGNTRDDWPTAEERRKSLFLEKLIDYDDCFLNSTIDSMLNLPAERLLQMPYHGVFSHVVEHVLQVKRVAIIKRKLLLNVLCKDIVNLSCNAYGSHIVDKLWTFTAKLAMYKERIATALCADSEKVKNSVYGRQVWKNWSLELFVRKRYDWKKIVKEQELEMFPDSKPLQPKTFKRPNNNNNSDVSPSFKKSKFQKK is encoded by the coding sequence ATGGCTAGAGTAAGAGGTAGAAAGCTAATAAAAAAGCTCAAGAAAGATGAGTTCCATCCAGAAGACAATAAAACCCATGATGAGCCTACGGTTAGCCATGTTAATGAAACTGCTGGGGGTGACAATAGTGATGTGAGTCCTAATACTTTCTTTGGTGTCCTAGATTCTGGCGAATTGGATTATTTTAAGAAGGCTGAATCCACGTTGGCTATTGATACATTTGAGAATCCAGATGAGAAGTACCAGTTTATCAACAGTGTCATCGAGGAAAGTAAGGGTAAAGAGTTGAAACTTGCTACGTCTCAGATTTCTTCTAAGCTAATGGAACGTATTATTATGGAAAGTGATGAAACTCAATTGAAGACTATcttcaaagctttcaaTGGGTTTTATTTCAACCTTGCATGTCACAAATATTCCTCCCATGTTTTAGAGACTCTATTAGTCAGAGGTGCAGCACAGGtggaaaaagaattgttaACAcctgattttgattctgTTGATGAGGGTGAATTCGTTACTACTGAatcattgtttttgtttttgacTAACGAGTTGCAACCGAACTTAAGGTTCATGGTGAGCCATCAATATGCATCACATGTCCTTAGAATTTTAATCTTAGTGCTATCGTCAAAGACTTTACCAAGTACTGTACAGAACAATTCAACATTACGTTCCAAGAAGTCTAAGATTGCACGTAAGATGATTGACATTAAGGATAACGATAACTataacaaaatattcaagaCTCCCgattcattcaaagttgTTCTTCGTTCTATGTTATCTTCAATCTACACTAGTTTCACACATGGTATTCCACAGGGCTCTGGACACTTTTCTGAGATTTCTCTCGCTGACGTTATGAAATTCAGGGAAATATGTGTTGATAAGATCGGGTCTCCAGTGATTCAATTGGTAATACAAGTAGAAGGTATCTTCGATAGAGACAGGTCATACTGGCATCTaatattcaaagattctGATGAGAAGGATCCCAAGGAAGAGTCATTTGTGGAGTACTTACTATCAGATGCTGTTGGATCTCATTTCTTGCAGAATGTTATTGCATCAACTAGAATCAAGTACGTGGAAAGATTATACAGATTATACATGAAGGATAGAATTCCAAAACTTGCTAAAAGAGATACAACTGCTGCATTTGTGTTGCAATCACTTTTGAAAGTCTTGAACTCTAAGGAAGTCAAAGAGATTATGGATGAACTGGTCCCAGACTTGAGCGTTTTGTTGAACTCTAACATGGATTTCGGTACTGAAATTATAGATGCCAGTATCCGTCATGATAATTATTTGAGGGACGAAatcattgaacaattaatgaagaaatactATCCTCGTGAGTCATCTGATAAGAACATCTTAGAATCTTGTCTTCAGTTAAGTTCCTCTACCCTTGGTAACACTAGAGATGACTGGCCAACTGCTGAAGAGAGGAGAAAATCTCTATTCTTAGAGAAGTTGATTGATTACGATGATTGCTTCCTAAACAGTACCATTGACAGTATGTTGAATCTTCCAGCAGAAAGACTTTTGCAGATGCCATACCATGGTGTGTTTTCTCACGTTGTTGAACATGTTCTACAGGTTAAAAGAGTTGCCAtcatcaaaagaaaactctTACTCAATGTGTTATGCAAAGATATCGTAAACTTATCCTGTAACGCATATGGTTCCCACATTGTTGATAAACTATGGACATTTACGGCTAAATTGGCTATGTACAAGGAACGTATAGCAACTGCGTTATGTGCAGACTCTGAAAAGGTCAAGAACAGTGTTTACGGTAGACAAGTGTGGAAGAATTGGTCGCTTGAACTATTTGTAAGAAAGAGATACGActggaaaaaaatagtaAAAGAACAAGAGCTCGAAATGTTCCCAGATTCTAAACCTTTACAACCAAAGACCTTCAAGCGTCCtaataataacaacaatTCGGATGTTTCAccttctttcaagaagagCAAGTTCCAGAAAAAATAA
- the MRP8 gene encoding Mrp8p (similar to uniprot|P35719 Saccharomyces cerevisiae YKL142W), which produces MSDEISKLRNQVLELQGLVKRQSTMLAKTGQSVIELQIAQQKTDIRSLDLEKKPNKPAAAEASLSIDTSEFATNGDLEQLVEELQGQLDYLEERSIRRVANNNKRDPADAIGPLPNADGDLPIDLKIPLPETVQEFSNIKDLDLCKVAEFYGVLPFPQSDLEAITEGLRNEEDVSIPTFTDATAADQLKKYTKEEMDVIFDTVARYLGLNNRRTKGTW; this is translated from the coding sequence ATGAGTGACGAAATTTCCAAGTTAAGAAACCAAGTTCTAGAGCTTCAGGGTCTCGTTAAGAGGCAAAGCACAATGTTGGCGAAGACTGGCCAATCTGTCATTGAGTTGCAAATAGCACAACAAAAGACGGATATCAGAAGCTTAGATCTAGAAAAGAAGCCCAACAAGCCTGCTGCTGCGGAAGCTTCCTTGTCAATTGATACATCTGAGTTTGCTACTAACGGagatttggaacaattggTGGAAGAATTACAAGGACAACTTGATTATCTTGAGGAAAGATCAATAAGAAGAGTAGCAAACAATAATAAAAGAGACCCAGCAGATGCGATCGGTCCATTACCTAACGCTGACGGCGATTTGCCAATCGATCTTAAAATTCCTTTACCGGAAACGGTACAAGAGTTCAGCAATATCAAGGATTTGGATTTATGTAAGGTAGCTGAATTTTATGGCGTATTGCCATTCCCACAATCTGATCTTGAAGCAATCACTGAGGGCTTGCGTAATGAAGAGGATGTTTCAATTCCTACATTTACAGATGCTACTGCGGCTGACCAACTAAAAAAATACactaaagaagaaatggatgTTATCTTTGACACTGTAGCAAGATATTTAGGGTTAAATAATAGAAGAACCAAAGGCACTTGGTAA
- the LTV1 gene encoding ribosome biogenesis protein LTV1 (similar to uniprot|P34078 Saccharomyces cerevisiae YKL143W LTV1 Protein required for growth at low temperature), producing MSGRTRFNKNNATKFAVVHRPHDDPNYHDPEAGEHVLVPVQNRHKKKDVSQSSEDGPIPKLVSTPTAPSTSASKNAVNEHVGEAALYGITFDDSKYDYTQHLKPIGLDPSHSVFIPAKSKKPIEKKKLKDPESLFVEPSYQDLENKAAEPLFVRGVAKQEYLDQMQEIPGELVGFKPDMNPALREVLVALEDDAYVINEDVAVEIKPKSNNAAEGLDEDDDDIFAELLGSGKADGADEFEDEFDEWDMQDLDNFEEEHYKQEMAQFDDIGKLQDLQGIDVSADVRRFKLQQKKVRNDWDSENDFSDDDNGSINHSEDEEELKEEVEDGDVLGSLPSFKTSSKTGGKARKARHKKGAMSDVSGFSMSSSALARTEVMTVLDDKYDQIIGGYENYEEELAEDEEKHESFDMLKERPDLESMLDDFLDNYELGSGNRKLVKKDEEIARLKEAADEVSKGKLSMRRKREKEKKSVKGITNGLNSLKF from the coding sequence ATGTCCGGTAGAACAAGATTCAATAAGAACAACGCGACGAAGTTTGCTGTGGTGCATAGACCACACGATGATCCTAATTATCATGATCCCGAGGCAGGTGAACATGTTCTTGTTCCTGTTCAGAATCGTCATAAAAAGAAGGATGTCTCACAGAGTTCAGAAGATGGGCCAATTCCGAAACTTGTCTCTACACCAACTGCACCAAGCACATCAGCTTCTAAAAATGCTGTTAATGAACACGTCGGTGAAGCAGCTCTATATGGTATTACATTTGACGATTCCAAATACGATTATACACAGCATTTGAAACCTATTGGCTTAGACCCATCCCATTCCGTTTTCATTCCTGCCAAGAGTAAGAAGCCTattgagaagaagaagttgaaggaTCCAGAATCTCTGTTTGTGGAGCCAAGCTATCAAGATCTGGAGAACAAGGCTGCTGAGCCGTTGTTTGTGAGAGGTGTTGCCAAGCAAGAatatttggatcaaatgCAAGAGATTCCGGGAGAACTTGTGGGGTTCAAGCCTGATATGAATCCTGCCTTGAGGGAAGTCTTGGTGGCATTAGAAGACGATGCATACGTTATCAATGAGGATGTTGCTGTCGAAATCAAGCCTAAGAGTAACAACGCTGCTGAGGGTttagatgaagacgatgatgatattttcgCCGAGTTGTTGGGTAGTGGTAAAGCCGATGGTGcagatgaatttgaagatgaatttgatgaatggGATATGCAAGATCTAGACAActtcgaagaagaacattATAAACAGGAAATGGCACAGTTCGATGACATCGGAAAATTGCAGGATCTACAAGGTATCGATGTTTCTGCAGATGTCAGAAGGTTCAAGctacaacaaaagaaagtGAGAAACGACTGGGATTCGGAGAACGATTTCAGTGATGACGACAATGGTTCAATTAATCACAgcgaagatgaagaagagctaaaggaagaagttgaagatggAGACGTGCTAGGATCATTGCCAAGCTTCAAGACTAGTAGCAAAACTGGTGGTAAAGCTCGTAAAGCCCGTCATAAGAAAGGTGCCATGTCTGACGTCTCTGGATTCTCAATGAGTTCAAGTGCACTTGCACGTACAGAAGTGATGACTGTGTTAGATGATAAATACGATCAAATCATCGGAGGATATGAAAACTATGAAGAAGAGTTagctgaagatgaagagaaacATGAAAGCTTTGATATGCTCAAAGAACGTCCAGATCTCGAATCTATGCTCGACGATTTCCTGGATAATTATGAACTTGGAAGTGGTAATAGAAAGCTAGTTAAGAAGGATGAAGAGATCGCCAGACTAAAAGAAGCTGCTGACGAAGTCAGCAAAGGTAAGCTATCgatgagaagaaaaagggaaaaggaGAAGAAATCCGTGAAAGGGATTACAAATGGACTTAACAGTCTCAAGTTTTAA
- the RPC25 gene encoding DNA-directed RNA polymerase III subunit RPC25 (highly similar to uniprot|P35718 Saccharomyces cerevisiae YKL144C RPC25 RNA polymerase III subunit C25) yields the protein MFILTKVADLVRIPPDQFKRDTISTIVHELNTKYANKIIPHIGLCVTVYDVLDVDEGQLKPGDGAAFINVTFRALVFKPFVGEIVTGWISQCTTEGIKVSLLGLFEDIFVPQNMLFEGSYFSPKENAWIWPMDDETKLYFDVNEKIRFRVEQEVFVDVKPKSPKEKELEDQLRAKQELTEEEKRILEKPPAYALLGSCQTDGTGLVSWWE from the coding sequence ATGTTTATACTGACAAAGGTAGCAGATCTGGTTAGGATACCTCcagatcaattcaaaagagatacAATTTCGACCATTGTACATGAATTGAACACTAAATATGCCAACAAGATCATCCCACATATTGGATTGTGCGTAACTGTTTACGATGTACTAGACGTTGATGAGGGGCAACTAAAACCTGGTGATGGCGCAGCGTTTATCAATGTTACTTTCCGCGCTTTAGTGTTCAAACCTTTTGTTGGAGAGATCGTAACAGGATGGATATCACAGTGTACAACAGAAGGTATCAAGGTTTCACTGCTCGGattgtttgaagatatATTTGTACCACAAAACATGTTATTTGAGGGCTCATATTTCTCGCCGAAGGAGAATGCATGGATATGGCCGATGGACGATGAGACCAAACTATACTTCGATGTCAACGAAAAGATCAGATTCAGAGTAGAACAGGAAGTGTTTGTAGACGTGAAACCTAAATCGCCTAAGGAGAAAGAGCTTGAGGATCAGCTTAGGGCAAAGCAAGAGTTGACGGAAGAGGAGAAACGGATCCTCGAAAAACCACCGGCTTATGCTCTACTAGGAAGTTGCCAAACAGATGGTACTGGATTAGTATCATGGTGGGAATAA
- the RPT1 gene encoding proteasome regulatory particle base subunit RPT1 (highly similar to uniprot|P33299 Saccharomyces cerevisiae YKL145W RPT1 One of six ATPases of the 19S regulatory particle of the 26S proteasome involved in the degradation of ubiquitinated substrates required for optimal CDC20 transcription interacts with Rpn12p and the E3 ubiquitin-protein ligase Ubr1p) yields MPPKEDWEKYKAPIEDEESKEEKKVVPLSEGDIEVLKTYGAAPYAKKLKSIENDLKEIEKKIKEKAGVKESDTGLAPSHLWDIVGDRQRLSEEQPLQVARCTKIIKAEKPQRSGNALGGDADGNGVAAAAAAAAAAAAAASGTEDEDDDDAKYVINLKQIAKFVVGLGERVSPTDIEEGMRVGVDRSKYQIELPLPPRIDPSVTMMTVEEKPDVTYSDVGGCKEQIEKLREVVELPLLSPERFATLGIDPPKGILLYGPPGTGKTLCARAVANRTDATFIRVIGSELVQKYVGEGARMVRELFEMARTKKACIIFFDEVDAIGGARFDDGAGGDNEVQRTMLELITQLDGFDPRGNIKVMFATNRPNTLDPALLRPGRIDRKVEFSLPDLEGRANIFRIHTKSMSVERGIRWELISRLCPNSTGAELRSVCTEAGMFAIRARRKVTTEKDFLKAVEKVINGYKKFSSTSRYMQYN; encoded by the coding sequence ATGCCACCAAAGGAAGACTGGGAGAAGTACAAGGCTCCTATTGAAGACGAGGAATCGAAggaggaaaagaaggttgTGCCACTTTCCGAAGGGGACATTGAAGTGTTGAAGACTTACGGAGCAGCACCATACGCTAAGAAGCTTAAATCTATCGAGAATGacttgaaggaaattgagaagaagattaagGAGAAAGCTGGTGTGAAAGAGAGTGATACAGGGTTAGCACCATCACATTTATGGGATATTGTTGGTGATAGACAAAGGTTAAGTGAGGAACAACCACTACAGGTGGCTAGATGCACCAAGATTATCAAGGCAGAAAAGCCCCAGAGAAGTGGGAACGCACTAGGAGGAGATGCTGATGGAAATGGAgttgcagcagcagcagcagcagcagccGCAGCAGCGGCCGCTGCTTCTGGCACAGAGGATGAAGACGATGACGATGCTAAGTATGTGATCAACTTGAAGCAAATAGCGAAGTTCGTTGTCGGACTAGGAGAGCGTGTTTCTCCAACggatattgaagaaggtatGCGTGTTGGTGTGGACAGATCCAAGTACCAAATCGAATTACCATTGCCTCCAAGAATTGATCCAAGTGTTACTATGATGACAGTGGAAGAAAAACCAGACGTTACATATTCAGATGTTGGTGGTTGTAAGGAACAGATAGAAAAACTGAGAGAAGTGGTGGAACTACCTCTTTTATCACCAGAAAGATTTGCTACCCTTGGTATCGATCCTCCAAAGGGTATTTTATTATATGGCCCACCGGGTACAGGTAAGACTCTTTGCGCTCGTGCTGTTGCTAACAGAACAGATGCAACGTTCATTAGAGTCATTGGTTCAGAGTTGGTTCAGAAATATGTGGGTGAAGGTGCTCGTATGGTGCGagaattgtttgaaatggCTCGTACTAAGAAAGCAtgtatcatcttcttcgatgAAGTGGATGCTATTGGTGGAGCCCGTTTCGATGATGGTGCCGGTGGTGACAACGAAGTGCAAAGAACGATGTTGGAATTAATCACCCAATTAGACGGGTTCGATCCTCGTGGTAATATCAAAGTCATGTTTGCAACTAACAGACCAAATACATTAGATCCGGCTTTGCTAAGGCCCGGTAGAATAGATCGTAAGGTAGAATTTTCATTACCTGATCTAGAGGGTAGAGCCAACATTTTCCGTATCCATACAAAATCTATGAGCGTTGAGCGTGGTATCAGATGGGAGTtaatttcaagattatGTCCAAACTCTACTGGTGCAGAATTAAGATCCGTTTGTACTGAAGCCGGTATGTTTGCTATTAGAGCTAGAAGAAAAGTCACTACGGAAAAAGATTTCTTAAAAGCTGTCGAAAAGGTTATCAATGGTTACAAGAAATTCTCTTCCACTTCACGTTACATGCAATATAACTGA
- the AVT3 gene encoding Avt3p (similar to uniprot|P36062 Saccharomyces cerevisiae YKL146W AVT3 Vacuolar transporter exports large neutral amino acids from the vacuole member of a family of seven S. cerevisiae genes (AVT1-7) related to vesicular GABA-glycine transporters): MNINIKKDSGGNGSDLPRWNDSPVGSLGSFNGRRRSMSFSESVNFARNTQNPLDMSAQEMRGLNGFRRSFIAHKSLKLHGKTPNFITRNFNEFLTLYGHFAGEDLSEDEETETEVETDEDEDEEAALLRHGIRGLRHQGADRYGEETSSMAIDDDEGSSENNDIQQQQQLKQQQQHLHKKKRNTSTTKAVLLLLKSFVGTGVLFLPRAFHNGGWLFSTLCLLFCATVSFYCFILLIDTKTAVGVDGYGELGSRLFGPKLKFTVLSSIVLSQIGFAAAYTVFTATNLQAFFKHVFSLEYSLIFWIMIQLAFYLPLSLTRNIARLSATALVADLFILLGLVYVYYYSSFYIWNHGIASDSMVSFNKSDWTLFIGTAIFTYEGIGLLIPIHESMEKPAHFKPALMYVILVVTIIFISCGLICYSAFGAKVETVILLNFPSNSIFTNAVQLIYALAILLSTPLQLFPAIKILENKIFHKNASGKFDAKVKWRKNYFRAFVVLIAVIIAWIGANDLDKFVSLIGSFACIPLIYIYPPLFHYKVFENNKKLQAIDLAILIFGALVMSYTSWQTIALWIH, from the coding sequence atgaatatcaatatcaagaaagattcTGGAGGGAATGGGTCCGATTTACCTCGATGGAACGATTCTCCGGTGGGAAGTTTAGGGTCGTTTAAtgggagaagaagatcgaTGTCCTTCTCTGAATCAGTAAACTTCGCAAGAAATACTCAGAACCCATTGGATATGTCAGCTCAGGAAATGAGAGGATTGAATGGGTTCAGAAGATCTTTCATCGCTCATAAGTCGTTGAAACTTCATGGGAAGACACCGAACTTTATCACTAGGAATTTCAACGAGTTCTTGACGTTATACGGCCATTTCGCTGGTGAAGATTTGTCCGAGGATGaggaaacagaaactgAGGTGGAgactgatgaagatgaggacGAAGAAGCTGCGCTTCTTCGTCATGGTATTAGGGGCCTGCGCCACCAGGGAGCGGATCGGTATGGCGAAGAGACTTCATCGATGGCCAtcgatgatgacgaaggTAGTTCGGAAAATAACGATATccagcaacaacagcagctgaagcagcagcagcagcacTTGcataagaagaaaagaaatacgTCCACCACGAAGGCGGTACTTCTCCTTCTAAAGTCGTTCGTAGGTACCGGGGTTCTTTTTCTACCTAGAGCTTTCCATAACGGTGGGTGGTTGTTCAGTACGCTGTGTCTTTTGTTCTGCGCCACGGTGTCTTTCTACTGCTTCATCCTGTTGATAGACACGAAGACTGCTGTTGGAGTGGATGGATACGGTGAATTGGGTTCACGTTTATTCGGACCCAAATTGAAGTTCACTGTCCTTTCATCGATTGTACTCTCGCAAATCGGATTTGCTGCTGCTTATACTGTGTTCACTGCAACAAACTTGCAGGCATTCTTCAAACATGTCTTTTCTCTCGAATACTCGTTAATCTTCTGGATTATGATCCAACTAGCATTCTATTTGCCGCTATCATTGACTAGAAACATTGCAAGACTCAGTGCCACCGCTTTGGTAGCAgatcttttcattctcttGGGTCTAGTATACGTCTATTATTATTCCAGTTTCTATATTTGGAACCATGGCATCGCTTCGGATTCCATGGTgtctttcaacaaatcgGACTGGACGTTATTTATTGGAACTGCGATATTCACATATGAGGGTATCGGTCTCTTGATCCCAATCCATGAATCTATGGAAAAACCTGCACATTTCAAACCGGCATTGATGTACGTCATCCTCGTTGTAACAATAATATTTATCTCCTGTGGGCTCATCTGTTACTCTGCATTCGGAGCCAAAGTAGAAACTGTCATCTTGTTGAATTTCCCCTCGAACAGTATCTTCACAAACGCAGTACAACTAATTTACGCTCTGGCAATTCTCCTATCGACACCATTGCAATTATTCCCTGCTATAAAGATCCTCGAAAACAAGATTTTCCATAAGAATGCGTCCGGGAAATTTGACGCTAAGGTGAAATGGCGTAAAAATTATTTCAGAGCGTTCGTGGTCCTCATCGCAGTGATTATCGCATGGATCGGTGCTAACgatttggataaattcGTGTCTCTAATAGGATCTTTCGCTTGCATACCGTTGATTTACATTTATCCTCCTTTATTCCACTACAAAGTGTTcgaaaataataaaaaattACAAGCAATAGACCTGGCGATCTTAATATTTGGAGCCCTAGTGATGTCATACACATCCTGGCAAACGATAGCATTATGGATTCATTAG